TTATCTATTAATTAGTCTTCTTTTTTAATAACGATGTGGCGAATGATATCTTCGCTGATTTTCGCTAAACGATCGAATTCTTGAACAGCTTCAGCTGCAGAGTTAACTTGAAGAAGCATGTAGTAGCCATCACGGAAATCATTGATTTCGTATGCTAGGCGACGTTTGCCCCACTCTTTCGCTTCTGTTACTTCCGCACCATTCTCAGATAAAACGTTATTGAAACGCTCAACTAAAGCTTTCTTAGCTTCATCTTCAATGTTTGGGCGGATGATGTACATAACTTCGTACTTTCTCATCATCTTACACCTCCTTTTGGTCTAAACGGCCCATAAATGGGCAAGGAGCAATTAAATAAATAAATTACTCACAATTAGGTATTATAACGAATAATTAGTGAAAGTGCAAGTTCAAATAACTCATAATCCTAAAAAAGCCCACGACAGAGAGGAGGCCACTGAAAATCTGACGATTTTAAAGATTATTCATGTGAGTTTAAAAAGAGCCGACTTTTTTTCCTTTTTTAGGAATTAAAGTCGGCTCTTTCTTTGCATTAGCCACATATTTTCTCTAATTTTACCCTAGTAGCTTTAGAATTCTTTTAATGTTTACCGTAAATATAGCCATGGCGCCTTGCAACTCCATGCTAATTAGACCCGAGGATTTTGCCACATTATACCCGTGTCTGTGTTTTAATTCACTATTTTTCGCTTCAATTTTATAACGCTCTTTAGACTTTTCCTTAAAATATACACTTTTCTGGAATTGTGCTTGGGATGAATGTTGATCAGACTTAAGGGAAACAGAATATGTTTTACTTTTGGCTCCCTCTTTGTAGCACCCTTCTCTGAAAGGACATCTCTTGCATTTTTCAACATTAAAATAGTAGGTATCAACTTGGTTTTTGCCTACTCCTTTTTTACCTTGCCTAGCTTTCCGTACAGCCATATGCCCTGCCTTGCAGACATACATGCCCGCATCCTTATTGAATTCAAATTCATCCTCTTTTTTTCGGGTACCCTGAGTTATGGAAGGATTTAATTTTGAGACCAGTTT
This genomic stretch from Metabacillus sp. B2-18 harbors:
- the rpsF gene encoding 30S ribosomal protein S6, with amino-acid sequence MRKYEVMYIIRPNIEDEAKKALVERFNNVLSENGAEVTEAKEWGKRRLAYEINDFRDGYYMLLQVNSAAEAVQEFDRLAKISEDIIRHIVIKKED